Proteins found in one Paenibacillus dendritiformis genomic segment:
- a CDS encoding glycosyltransferase family 2 protein encodes MAHSKRYRSARTRTRRQVRRYRIHSSSDPFVSVIIPVLNERRTLARVIERAAQVHPATEVIVVANGTTDGSDRIAAEMGARVLRYAIPLGHDKGRAVGAEAAAGRILLFIDADMVLSAADLRPFIHAVNNGVDVALNNYQGPVRKHDVHGVVLAKHALNAMLSRQDLGGASMTAVPHALSRRALALIGADALSVPPLAHTMAVVYGLDIRAVHTINVGRMNRIRVRGLREDPLEPLICQDHLQAIRWLMEQRGPRGGHSDLTRQRERVT; translated from the coding sequence ATGGCTCATTCCAAAAGATATCGTTCTGCGCGAACACGTACCCGCCGGCAGGTACGACGATATCGAATCCATAGTTCTTCCGATCCCTTTGTGTCGGTCATCATCCCGGTTTTGAATGAACGGCGGACATTGGCTCGTGTCATTGAACGGGCGGCACAGGTGCATCCGGCCACTGAGGTCATTGTTGTAGCGAACGGAACGACCGACGGCTCAGACCGCATCGCGGCAGAGATGGGAGCCCGCGTTCTTCGTTATGCGATCCCGCTTGGCCACGATAAGGGCAGAGCCGTTGGAGCCGAGGCCGCGGCGGGACGCATTCTGCTGTTCATCGACGCCGATATGGTGCTGTCTGCTGCAGATTTGCGCCCGTTCATACATGCGGTGAACAATGGCGTTGATGTCGCTCTCAATAATTATCAGGGGCCTGTCCGGAAGCATGATGTACACGGAGTTGTCCTGGCAAAGCACGCATTGAATGCCATGCTGTCCCGGCAGGATCTGGGGGGAGCCTCCATGACTGCCGTTCCGCATGCATTGAGCCGTCGGGCGCTTGCTCTGATCGGTGCGGACGCGCTGTCCGTCCCCCCGCTTGCGCATACGATGGCCGTCGTATACGGGCTGGATATCCGCGCAGTGCACACGATTAATGTCGGGCGCATGAATCGGATACGTGTTCGGGGGCTGCGCGAGGATCCGCTGGAGCCGTTGATATGCCAAGATCATTTGCAAGCGATACGCTGGCTGATGGAACAGCGGGGCCCTCGGGGCGGCCACTCGGATTTGACCAGACAACGGGAGCGGGTGACATGA
- a CDS encoding glycosyltransferase family 2 protein, with the protein MTRRSRLRQRGHKQLPHRKRQLHEPQTRGAWRHAAQDAGRRHGDEYAALGGQETYKDIVRFMQSRFTEFLAPYRLAPLSYSQIRELAEAYRAGFTRGRYQNGREAVLIPTTRPIDAIVCAQNEEDSIAGVLKELGRLPLSRTIVVVNGSSDGSLQAVHEASEDACIVHYPEALGHDVGRAIGATLSQAEILLFVDADIPIAAEELGAFIWACDNGIDVALNDISPFLGPFFNRDGITHCKEWLNRSLGRADLHANSLTAVPHAITRHALETVGVQNLIVPPKFQTLALARGLRTEAVHAVDVIGRNRIRRTNVGALNPVAELIIGDHVEAFHSLWEENASFFSETHQREQIAERRNGG; encoded by the coding sequence ATGACAAGACGCAGCCGGCTCCGGCAACGCGGACATAAGCAGCTTCCGCATAGGAAGCGCCAGCTGCATGAGCCGCAGACAAGAGGAGCGTGGCGCCATGCTGCACAGGATGCGGGAAGGCGGCATGGCGACGAATATGCCGCATTGGGCGGACAGGAAACGTACAAGGACATCGTCCGCTTCATGCAAAGCCGGTTCACCGAGTTCCTCGCGCCATATCGGCTTGCTCCCTTATCCTACTCGCAAATCAGAGAGTTGGCGGAAGCGTACAGAGCTGGATTTACGAGAGGAAGGTATCAGAACGGGAGGGAAGCCGTACTGATTCCGACCACAAGGCCGATCGATGCAATCGTGTGCGCCCAAAATGAAGAAGATAGCATCGCAGGAGTGTTGAAGGAGCTCGGACGCCTGCCGCTGTCGCGCACCATCGTCGTGGTGAACGGCTCCTCGGATGGGAGCTTGCAGGCGGTGCATGAAGCTTCGGAGGACGCCTGCATCGTTCACTACCCGGAAGCGCTTGGCCATGACGTTGGCCGCGCTATCGGGGCGACTCTGTCTCAAGCGGAGATTCTGTTGTTCGTGGATGCCGATATCCCGATTGCCGCTGAGGAGCTCGGCGCTTTTATATGGGCATGCGACAATGGCATCGATGTGGCGCTCAACGACATCAGTCCGTTCCTGGGACCCTTCTTCAACCGTGATGGAATTACGCACTGCAAGGAGTGGCTGAACCGCAGTCTGGGCCGCGCCGACTTGCATGCCAATTCACTGACCGCTGTCCCTCATGCCATTACCCGCCACGCGCTGGAGACCGTAGGCGTGCAGAATTTGATCGTTCCTCCCAAATTCCAGACGCTTGCCTTGGCCCGGGGCTTGCGCACGGAAGCGGTGCATGCGGTCGACGTTATCGGAAGGAATCGGATACGCCGCACGAACGTAGGCGCATTGAATCCGGTTGCCGAGCTTATCATCGGGGATCATGTGGAGGCATTTCATTCCCTGTGGGAGGAAAATGCATCATTTTTCAGCGAGACGCACCAACGTGAGCAGATTGCCGAGAGGAGGAACGGAGGATGA
- a CDS encoding sugar phosphate nucleotidyltransferase yields MKGIILAGGTGTRLYPLTKLMNKHLLPVGRHPMVSYGIERLRAAGITDIIMVIGKMSASLFTGYFGSGQSCGVHLTFAIQEEAGGIAQALSLAKPYIAPGEKFVVLLGDNLFRDDLAPYVAAFGDQRPGEARVLLRKVPDPERYGVPVFDSADRKRIVRIEEKPEHPSSSYCVTGIYMYDTDVFHHIEAIVPSERGELEITDVNNRYAAAGKLHYDVLRSWWTDAGTFESLHEAAHELKEVEL; encoded by the coding sequence GTGAAAGGAATTATTTTGGCGGGAGGCACAGGCACCCGTCTATATCCGTTGACGAAGCTGATGAATAAGCATTTGCTGCCCGTTGGCCGGCATCCGATGGTCAGCTATGGCATCGAACGTCTGCGTGCGGCGGGCATTACGGATATTATTATGGTTATTGGGAAAATGTCAGCATCTTTGTTTACCGGCTATTTCGGGAGCGGGCAGTCCTGCGGCGTTCATCTGACCTTTGCCATCCAGGAGGAAGCAGGCGGCATCGCCCAAGCACTCTCGCTGGCGAAGCCGTATATTGCTCCTGGCGAGAAATTCGTCGTACTGCTCGGCGATAATTTGTTCCGCGACGATCTGGCTCCATATGTAGCGGCATTCGGCGATCAGAGGCCAGGCGAAGCACGCGTTCTGCTGCGGAAAGTGCCCGACCCGGAGCGATATGGAGTGCCTGTCTTCGACAGCGCCGATCGGAAGCGGATAGTCCGTATTGAAGAGAAGCCCGAGCATCCGTCGTCTTCGTATTGCGTAACAGGCATTTATATGTATGATACCGATGTCTTTCATCATATTGAGGCAATTGTACCATCCGAGCGCGGGGAATTGGAGATTACGGATGTCAACAACCGGTACGCGGCCGCAGGCAAGCTGCACTACGATGTGCTTCGATCATGGTGGACGGATGCGGGAACGTTCGAGTCGCTGCATGAAGCAGCTCATGAGTTGAAGGAGGTTGAGTTATGA
- the rfbB gene encoding dTDP-glucose 4,6-dehydratase yields the protein MNRLLVTGGMGFIGSNFILYMLARRPEIHITNLDALTYAGNPDNLQHIADSGAYRFVRADITDAGAVEQIMEEGAFDAIVHFAAESHVDRSIADPESFVRTNVLGTFRLLESARRHSISRFIHVSTDEVYGTLGSTGFFTEDSPLMPNSPYSASKAGSDMLARSYARTYGLPVIITRCSNNYGPRQFPEKLIPTIITQAIQDRPIPVYGDGSHVRDWLYVDDHCAAIDAALRHGQPGEVYNIGGHQERTNLEVVRMVLNQLGKPESLIAFVADRPGHDLRYAIDPGKTERELGWTPSVSLSEGMKQTISWYVNNRAWWERVLSGAYLHGR from the coding sequence ATGAACCGGCTTCTCGTAACCGGAGGCATGGGGTTCATTGGCAGTAACTTCATTCTCTATATGCTGGCCCGTCGCCCGGAAATCCACATTACGAATCTGGATGCGCTCACTTATGCAGGCAATCCGGATAATTTGCAGCATATTGCCGATAGCGGAGCCTACCGCTTCGTACGGGCTGATATAACGGATGCGGGGGCTGTGGAACAGATTATGGAGGAGGGAGCATTCGATGCGATCGTGCACTTTGCAGCCGAATCCCATGTCGACCGCAGCATTGCGGATCCGGAGTCATTCGTCCGCACGAATGTGCTGGGCACGTTCCGATTGCTGGAATCGGCACGGCGCCACAGCATTTCCCGCTTTATTCACGTGTCGACCGACGAAGTGTACGGGACGTTAGGATCGACCGGCTTTTTTACGGAAGACTCCCCGCTCATGCCGAACAGCCCCTATTCTGCCAGCAAGGCCGGATCGGATATGTTGGCACGTTCGTATGCCCGCACGTATGGCCTGCCTGTCATTATTACCCGCTGCTCGAACAATTACGGTCCGCGCCAATTTCCGGAGAAGCTTATCCCTACAATTATTACGCAAGCGATTCAAGATCGGCCGATTCCCGTATATGGGGACGGTTCCCATGTGCGAGACTGGCTCTACGTCGATGATCATTGCGCAGCGATTGACGCAGCGCTGCGGCATGGGCAGCCTGGCGAGGTCTATAATATCGGCGGCCACCAGGAGCGCACGAATCTGGAGGTTGTCCGGATGGTGCTGAATCAGTTGGGGAAGCCGGAGTCGCTGATTGCCTTCGTTGCTGATCGCCCGGGTCATGATCTGCGTTATGCGATCGATCCCGGCAAGACCGAACGCGAGCTCGGCTGGACTCCGAGCGTAAGCTTGTCCGAAGGAATGAAGCAGACGATATCCTGGTATGTGAACAACCGCGCATGGTGGGAACGTGTCCTGTCCGGGGCGTATTTGCACGGTAGATAG
- a CDS encoding GT-D fold domain-containing glycosyltransferase, whose product MAKITVRRRRASFVRKMRASRKGRLSRRAGRLYRKRQQALGERAAREMKRKHRPAAEPAASTKQETPPDVETERRLSYEDGFRKGKYEGGERIVARLLPVMTLLPDMSVEQVISLGVEQVRHLLKPLMGVAEVFQELETALQERTPCSLVRLGDGELLALAHDTVLSAELVRREGAFLEYSGMSIPDHVHRDQLAEAVRRASIIGVPVAPEPNFQGLLSPVFQAHGIEIAPRRFTFSTINYSLAEEGYLLRMIQGRRALVIGNMAHSLATALAGKGAVIAGAISPVKGIHDIPAVLQEAAEHDYDLAVVAAGIPAVILVQRLAEQFGKVAIDFGHLANRIVNGNIQLS is encoded by the coding sequence ATGGCAAAAATTACGGTTCGCCGCCGGCGCGCTTCCTTTGTACGGAAGATGCGGGCTAGCCGTAAGGGACGCCTGTCCCGCAGAGCAGGACGTCTGTATCGCAAGCGGCAGCAGGCGCTCGGGGAGAGGGCGGCACGGGAGATGAAGCGCAAGCATCGGCCTGCTGCTGAGCCGGCTGCCAGCACGAAGCAGGAGACGCCGCCTGACGTGGAGACCGAACGGCGGCTCAGTTATGAGGACGGGTTCCGCAAAGGAAAGTATGAGGGAGGAGAACGCATCGTGGCCCGGCTCCTACCCGTCATGACCCTGCTTCCGGATATGTCGGTGGAGCAGGTCATCTCTTTGGGAGTGGAGCAGGTCCGCCATTTGCTGAAGCCGCTGATGGGAGTGGCGGAAGTGTTCCAGGAGCTGGAGACGGCACTGCAGGAGAGGACCCCGTGCTCGCTCGTGCGGCTGGGCGACGGCGAACTGTTGGCATTGGCGCACGATACCGTGCTGAGCGCGGAATTAGTCCGGAGAGAGGGCGCCTTCCTCGAATATTCAGGCATGAGTATTCCGGATCACGTCCACCGGGATCAATTGGCGGAGGCCGTACGGAGAGCATCGATCATCGGCGTTCCGGTTGCCCCGGAGCCGAACTTCCAGGGGCTGCTGTCCCCCGTCTTTCAAGCGCACGGCATCGAAATCGCGCCACGGCGGTTTACTTTTTCTACCATTAACTATTCGTTGGCTGAGGAAGGCTACTTGCTTCGGATGATCCAAGGCCGGCGTGCGCTCGTCATCGGCAATATGGCCCATTCGCTTGCCACGGCTCTTGCAGGCAAAGGAGCTGTCATCGCTGGCGCGATCTCCCCGGTTAAAGGCATCCATGACATTCCTGCCGTTCTGCAGGAGGCCGCCGAGCATGATTATGATTTGGCCGTTGTCGCTGCAGGCATTCCTGCAGTCATCCTGGTTCAGCGCCTTGCCGAACAGTTCGGCAAGGTCGCCATTGATTTCGGACATTTGGCGAATCGCATAGTAAACGGCAATATCCAATTATCTTAA
- a CDS encoding glycosyltransferase family 2 protein: MPRMRSRRNIRRVRAGKRRVPASSMRAASGRSRQQRYDRGYACGYAEGLRVGQAQYEVPFDGTSIIIPTYNKAELLEQCIASIEAHTPIPHEIIVVDNASTDGTTAYLLRNTGKLRFHIHEHNRGFAGAVNTGLMMAKGRTICILNNDILVTPNWLKNLLNCLQSDDTIGMVGPVTNFISGEQQIEVPYHSIKDMYSFAAAHNVPNAGKWQGTDRIVGFCLVFRRELFETTGYFDEGFEIGNFEDEDYVLRVRLNGRKLVVARDTFIHHYGSVTMRELGDQFLDINEKNAAFFRAKWGNSFNLVQRAREASRGSNLTRCHDFYPTHVAVTGLTDTVYWVEHGTKYPLVGHIGVPIVSVPQIDLRGWPTGPAMDAGTARDKWHRQSEPNGVIADGAVFATEAGKWYQRQGEEYREIISEHALRRWQLENRVQPRTDKERRELKEGLPIIPAPVIASFHL, encoded by the coding sequence ATGCCACGAATGCGTTCCCGCCGCAACATTCGCCGTGTGCGCGCAGGCAAGCGGCGCGTCCCCGCATCTTCCATGCGGGCTGCATCCGGACGGAGCAGACAACAACGATACGATCGGGGTTATGCCTGCGGCTATGCGGAAGGATTGCGTGTCGGGCAGGCCCAATACGAAGTTCCCTTCGATGGCACGAGCATCATCATCCCGACGTATAACAAGGCCGAACTGTTAGAGCAGTGTATTGCCAGCATTGAGGCCCATACGCCCATCCCCCATGAAATCATCGTCGTCGACAACGCCTCGACAGACGGCACCACTGCCTATCTCCTCCGGAATACCGGGAAGCTTCGCTTCCATATCCATGAGCATAACCGCGGCTTCGCTGGAGCAGTCAATACGGGGCTGATGATGGCGAAGGGGCGTACGATCTGCATACTGAACAACGATATTCTCGTAACTCCGAACTGGCTCAAGAACCTTCTTAACTGCCTTCAGAGCGATGACACTATCGGAATGGTCGGGCCGGTGACGAATTTCATCAGCGGAGAACAGCAGATTGAAGTTCCTTATCACAGCATTAAGGATATGTATTCGTTCGCAGCGGCACATAATGTGCCGAATGCGGGAAAATGGCAAGGAACGGATCGGATTGTCGGGTTTTGCCTCGTATTCCGCCGGGAACTGTTCGAGACGACCGGCTATTTCGACGAAGGCTTCGAGATTGGCAATTTCGAAGATGAAGATTATGTGCTGCGCGTGCGCCTGAATGGACGCAAGCTCGTGGTTGCTCGGGATACGTTCATCCATCATTACGGCAGCGTAACGATGAGGGAGCTCGGGGACCAGTTTTTGGACATCAATGAAAAAAACGCGGCATTTTTCCGTGCCAAATGGGGAAATTCATTCAACTTGGTGCAGCGCGCGAGAGAAGCGAGCAGGGGCTCGAACCTTACCCGCTGCCATGATTTCTACCCGACGCATGTAGCGGTTACCGGATTGACAGATACGGTGTATTGGGTCGAGCACGGTACGAAATATCCGCTTGTCGGTCATATCGGCGTTCCGATCGTATCCGTCCCGCAAATCGATCTGCGGGGCTGGCCGACAGGGCCAGCCATGGATGCGGGGACTGCCCGCGACAAGTGGCATCGACAATCCGAGCCGAACGGGGTTATCGCAGACGGGGCCGTCTTCGCGACCGAAGCAGGAAAATGGTACCAGCGTCAAGGAGAGGAATACCGCGAAATCATCAGCGAGCATGCCCTTCGCAGATGGCAGCTGGAGAATCGGGTCCAGCCGCGAACGGATAAAGAGAGACGCGAATTGAAAGAGGGGCTTCCGATCATTCCAGCGCCGGTTATTGCCTCCTTTCACTTGTAA
- a CDS encoding CgeB family protein, with translation MNHQFRYNALHQGRIAGFNEGFQEGYLRGRADVIMKTPREPIPMRPLHICYVTTGKGYPYVPMDEGMRNTWKELVAKVSVCGPRDGVAAVAGQQRPDLVFALDGMDLPVEQVDAVRALGIRTALWITDDPYYTDIMSSIVTHYDYVFTLEANTVQYYRSLGANVHFLPFGVYHGHFRPLRSPAKVRRGISFIGSAYWNRIRMIEPILPELMKRGLILTGLWWERLPQYPQYAHQIELNRWMDPYETSEAYNGSKIVINLHRDHDESINQNRVNITADSPNPRTFEICACGTLQLTDVRSDISQFYTPGEEIETYSSPEEMLAKIDYYLGHEQERRDIALRALARTMREHTYAHRLNQVLATIFG, from the coding sequence ATGAATCATCAATTCCGATACAACGCCCTTCATCAAGGACGCATCGCAGGGTTCAATGAAGGATTCCAGGAAGGTTATTTACGCGGACGGGCGGATGTCATTATGAAGACGCCGAGGGAGCCGATACCGATGCGGCCGCTCCATATCTGCTATGTGACAACCGGCAAAGGGTATCCTTATGTCCCGATGGATGAAGGCATGCGTAACACATGGAAGGAGTTGGTCGCAAAAGTGTCGGTCTGCGGGCCGCGGGATGGCGTTGCCGCCGTCGCCGGCCAACAGCGGCCCGATTTGGTTTTTGCCCTGGACGGCATGGACCTTCCGGTGGAGCAAGTCGATGCCGTGCGGGCGCTGGGGATTCGCACCGCTCTATGGATTACGGATGATCCCTATTACACCGATATAATGAGCTCCATAGTGACGCATTATGACTATGTTTTCACTCTGGAAGCGAACACCGTCCAGTATTACCGTTCGCTTGGGGCGAACGTGCACTTTTTGCCGTTTGGCGTCTATCATGGCCATTTCCGGCCTCTTCGCAGCCCAGCCAAGGTGCGAAGGGGGATCAGCTTCATCGGATCCGCCTATTGGAACCGGATTCGGATGATAGAGCCGATTCTGCCTGAACTGATGAAGCGAGGCTTGATCCTGACCGGCTTATGGTGGGAACGGCTGCCTCAATATCCTCAATACGCCCATCAGATCGAACTGAACCGCTGGATGGATCCGTACGAGACGTCGGAGGCGTACAACGGCAGCAAGATTGTCATTAATTTGCACCGCGACCATGACGAGTCGATCAACCAGAACCGGGTCAATATTACGGCCGATTCCCCGAACCCGCGCACTTTCGAAATCTGTGCCTGCGGAACGCTGCAGCTGACGGACGTTCGTTCGGATATCTCCCAATTCTATACTCCCGGCGAGGAAATAGAGACCTATTCTTCCCCGGAAGAGATGCTGGCCAAGATCGACTATTATTTAGGCCATGAACAAGAACGGCGGGACATCGCGCTCCGCGCTTTGGCCCGGACGATGCGCGAACATACGTATGCGCACCGTTTGAACCAGGTGCTGGCTACCATATTCGGGTAG